A part of Maridesulfovibrio hydrothermalis AM13 = DSM 14728 genomic DNA contains:
- a CDS encoding tetratricopeptide repeat protein, with the protein MYQVASLFENFPVVSHSRMVNRGYGVWMAWGETLDESIVRSMRDFGGMLMSGERNQSYWFFFSDDVFRVVARLEIWARLNPMPVFVQIMPATLLVDYNLDLSLNVADEFTNQEVAVPKEFEVLVHPQLGDDVKAIGGLNLEDMRPPTGISKSGWKLLVPDQGLGYDSLQSWYFIMIPVGNPSDKEFIKGWRSFFSEVQVLMQRLGIQYITSEVKVILPIGSFSLLRTFLKDLLSLTSKIRSSEGGEVTYWPSVMALVPQLDMSFNDDILRKVHLDWDKLTPDCPHLRYRDAYLLGDEFAINEVRFGSEQETVDGWCHVSLKNGVEESHSDAMEVTISRRVSIGEHEDCFYCGMKNHLPANCPSHVLKGLDPKVWKQLAAIDSERFNEGFQNIDIRMQGKDDVVSEFSNLLLNGKSYEEIISRALFSINAISQLRTLYMVWRCRGKEWPDGIREQGPEEGELIWSAYESLVGGSLSDADVLIKNAMIRFSRSYQPRSLMGFLELETGNPEQAFFYWQEAERLSFSPLQRAYFIYLQGRMQEVSGEFSEASTIYNRAIGACPEWLEPQYRRAVCMVKMGFAEQAVGNFEEIISKDPHYFNRIAIDPELDRGRLTVLQAMGELWDVAEVEAKEVAAGMDTLAADISQWFEEGHEFAEEAGKFMERMGKLSKIKNYVAFQHLISGISRLTQEIDKRVEYEIKVINKKLDIYREELKDIQREASWFPFPKLLTEFNADFNYCADKIYWIKTAPLNQAENFRKSQQYLNQIDDRLKKLKSRLVTLRVVRDSTLFIMLLGRSFIWLEVVFLGAALLCIPLLIYYSNNFQSNFLIDMIIRQKWEFQQGLILILSILALAISAFRAAVVFEKRKRELFLLDEEKESKK; encoded by the coding sequence TTGTATCAGGTTGCAAGCTTATTTGAAAATTTCCCTGTTGTCAGCCATTCTCGTATGGTAAATCGCGGTTATGGTGTCTGGATGGCTTGGGGGGAAACTCTTGATGAGTCCATAGTGCGCAGTATGCGTGATTTTGGCGGCATGCTCATGAGTGGGGAAAGAAATCAGTCTTATTGGTTTTTCTTCAGTGATGATGTCTTTAGAGTCGTTGCACGTCTTGAAATATGGGCCAGACTTAATCCTATGCCCGTTTTTGTTCAGATTATGCCGGCAACCCTCCTTGTTGATTACAATTTAGACCTTTCCCTTAATGTCGCAGATGAATTTACAAATCAGGAAGTCGCTGTTCCCAAGGAATTTGAAGTCTTAGTCCATCCTCAATTAGGTGATGATGTAAAAGCTATCGGCGGGCTTAATCTTGAAGATATGAGGCCCCCCACAGGGATTTCAAAATCCGGCTGGAAGCTGCTGGTTCCGGATCAGGGGCTTGGTTATGATTCCCTGCAAAGCTGGTATTTTATCATGATTCCTGTGGGCAATCCTTCTGACAAAGAGTTTATCAAAGGATGGAGATCGTTTTTTTCTGAGGTTCAGGTTCTGATGCAGCGGCTGGGGATTCAGTACATTACCTCTGAAGTAAAAGTTATTCTTCCGATCGGGTCATTTTCACTTTTGCGTACATTTCTGAAAGACCTGCTTTCTTTGACCAGTAAGATCAGAAGCAGCGAAGGGGGGGAGGTTACATACTGGCCGTCAGTTATGGCTTTAGTTCCTCAGCTGGATATGAGTTTTAATGACGATATTTTGCGCAAGGTTCATCTGGACTGGGATAAGCTTACTCCTGACTGCCCGCATCTGCGTTACCGTGATGCTTATTTGCTGGGTGATGAATTTGCCATTAATGAAGTTCGTTTCGGCAGCGAACAGGAAACTGTTGACGGCTGGTGTCATGTCAGTTTGAAAAACGGGGTGGAGGAGAGCCATTCCGATGCAATGGAAGTTACGATCTCCCGCAGAGTTTCTATCGGTGAGCATGAGGATTGTTTTTACTGTGGTATGAAAAATCATCTGCCCGCTAATTGTCCGAGCCATGTTCTGAAAGGGCTTGATCCGAAAGTCTGGAAACAACTTGCTGCCATCGATAGCGAAAGATTTAATGAAGGTTTTCAAAATATTGATATCAGAATGCAGGGTAAGGATGATGTTGTAAGCGAATTTTCAAACCTGCTTCTTAACGGAAAGAGCTATGAGGAGATTATTTCCCGTGCTTTGTTTTCCATTAACGCTATATCACAGTTAAGAACTCTTTATATGGTCTGGCGTTGTCGTGGAAAAGAGTGGCCGGACGGTATTCGGGAGCAGGGGCCGGAAGAAGGGGAGCTTATCTGGTCTGCATATGAATCTTTGGTCGGTGGTTCTTTAAGTGATGCTGATGTTCTTATTAAAAATGCCATGATCAGGTTCAGCCGCAGTTATCAGCCTAGATCGCTGATGGGATTTCTTGAGCTTGAAACGGGTAATCCTGAGCAGGCCTTTTTTTACTGGCAGGAAGCAGAGAGGCTTAGTTTTTCACCTTTGCAACGGGCCTATTTTATATATTTACAAGGCCGGATGCAGGAGGTTTCAGGTGAATTTTCCGAGGCAAGCACTATATATAATCGCGCAATAGGTGCATGTCCAGAGTGGCTTGAACCACAATATCGCCGGGCTGTATGTATGGTGAAAATGGGCTTTGCCGAGCAGGCTGTAGGCAATTTTGAGGAGATCATATCTAAAGATCCGCACTATTTTAACAGGATAGCAATTGACCCTGAGCTTGACCGTGGAAGACTTACTGTTTTGCAGGCTATGGGAGAGCTTTGGGACGTTGCCGAGGTCGAGGCAAAAGAAGTTGCAGCAGGGATGGATACTTTGGCTGCCGATATTTCCCAGTGGTTTGAAGAGGGACATGAATTTGCTGAAGAAGCTGGAAAGTTCATGGAGAGGATGGGGAAGTTATCAAAAATAAAAAACTATGTGGCTTTCCAGCATCTTATTTCCGGAATTTCCAGACTCACACAGGAGATTGATAAGCGGGTTGAATATGAAATTAAGGTAATTAATAAAAAATTAGATATTTACAGGGAAGAGTTGAAGGATATTCAGCGTGAAGCCTCATGGTTTCCTTTCCCCAAATTGCTTACCGAGTTTAATGCAGACTTTAATTATTGTGCGGACAAAATTTATTGGATTAAAACGGCCCCGTTGAATCAGGCAGAAAATTTCCGTAAGAGCCAGCAATATTTGAATCAGATTGATGATCGGCTTAAAAAGCTTAAAAGCAGGCTGGTCACGCTTCGGGTTGTACGTGATTCAACTTTATTTATTATGCTCCTTGGTAGAAGCTTTATCTGGCTGGAAGTTGTTTTCCTGGGGGCGGCGTTGCTTTGCATTCCACTGCTTATTTATTATTCTAACAATTTCCAGTCTAATTTCCTGATAGATATGATCATCAGGCAGAAGTGGGAATTTCAGCAGGGTCTTATTTTAATTTTAAGTATTTTGGCTCTGGCTATTTCGGCGTTCAGAGCAGCTGTGGTGTTTGAAAAACGAAAACGGGAGTTGTTTCTTCTGGATGAAGAAAAAGAAAGCAAAAAATGA
- a CDS encoding lytic murein transglycosylase — translation MLRKLIIFHISIFMMCSSLALADSHEGWSPLKDRLVKDGFNLEYVEAIFSATSVEYNSDIMARKMRVLLKRRFEPPAKKVAREKEFDERYVGPVLLAGAYAYLREHYDILVQIDKEYGVAPSVVVALLLVETKLGFTLGKAPAFNNLANMAASSDPLLFFDDLGYEKLEDNDLKWLKKRTKKKADWAYRELAALLTFSSANSINPAEIPGSPYGAFGICQFMPTTALSYAVDGDKDGQIDLFKREDALVSMANFMKKHGWKNSLSKAKKLKVIYRYNHSMVYARTIYEVAKQLDRIRSTFGPT, via the coding sequence ATGCTCAGGAAGCTGATCATTTTTCATATCTCTATATTCATGATGTGCAGCAGCCTTGCACTCGCTGACAGTCATGAAGGATGGAGTCCTTTGAAGGACAGGCTGGTTAAGGATGGATTCAATCTTGAATACGTTGAGGCTATTTTTTCGGCTACTTCTGTTGAGTATAATTCTGACATAATGGCCCGCAAGATGCGGGTGCTGCTTAAACGCAGATTTGAACCTCCTGCCAAAAAAGTTGCCCGCGAAAAGGAATTTGATGAAAGGTATGTAGGGCCTGTTTTGCTTGCCGGGGCATATGCTTATTTGCGTGAGCATTATGATATTTTGGTACAAATCGATAAAGAATACGGTGTTGCCCCGTCAGTGGTTGTTGCTTTGCTGTTAGTTGAGACCAAACTCGGTTTTACACTTGGTAAGGCCCCTGCTTTCAACAACCTTGCCAATATGGCAGCAAGCTCAGATCCTTTGCTGTTTTTTGATGATCTCGGGTATGAGAAGCTTGAAGATAATGATCTTAAGTGGCTTAAGAAAAGGACAAAGAAAAAAGCTGACTGGGCTTATAGAGAGCTTGCAGCTTTACTGACTTTTTCGTCAGCCAATTCAATTAATCCTGCGGAAATCCCCGGTTCACCATACGGAGCATTCGGAATTTGTCAGTTTATGCCTACTACCGCTTTAAGTTATGCTGTTGATGGTGATAAAGACGGGCAGATAGACCTTTTTAAGCGTGAGGATGCTCTTGTAAGTATGGCTAATTTTATGAAAAAGCATGGCTGGAAGAATTCACTCAGCAAGGCGAAGAAGCTGAAAGTTATCTATCGTTACAACCATTCTATGGTGTACGCGCGCACCATTTATGAGGTTGCTAAACAGTTGGACCGCATCCGTTCAACTTTTGGGCCGACTTGA
- a CDS encoding glycosyltransferase family 2 protein, whose product MYKLNHKPEVSVIIPTFNRADMVALAVSSVLKQSFKNFECIVVDDGSTDDTLRQLGLIDDNRLKLLYQENKGVSAARNVAISEAGGDYIALLDSDDQWVETKLERQLVFMKSKGLEISQTDEIWMRKGKRVNQCKKHEKPEGFFFERSLSMCMVSPSCVMFSREFWDAVGPFDENMPACEDYDLWIRAGLRFPIGLLKDRLTIKYGGRPDQLSNSVSCLDLYRMYAILKLLAGGELNADSRKLALKELERKAGYFAGGCRKRGKDDQAQKIEQLVKAAMEGHKINPAEILGVENGPG is encoded by the coding sequence GTGTATAAATTAAATCATAAACCGGAAGTGTCAGTAATCATTCCGACATTTAACAGGGCAGATATGGTCGCTTTGGCCGTAAGTTCCGTTCTTAAGCAGAGTTTTAAGAATTTTGAATGCATTGTCGTTGATGACGGTTCAACTGATGATACTTTGCGGCAGTTAGGGCTTATTGACGATAATCGTCTCAAGTTGCTTTATCAGGAAAACAAAGGTGTATCAGCGGCCCGTAATGTTGCTATTTCCGAGGCGGGGGGCGATTATATAGCTCTGCTTGATTCTGATGATCAGTGGGTTGAAACCAAGCTTGAAAGGCAATTGGTTTTCATGAAATCCAAAGGGCTTGAAATCAGTCAGACTGATGAAATATGGATGAGAAAAGGTAAGCGGGTTAATCAGTGTAAAAAACATGAGAAGCCGGAAGGGTTTTTCTTTGAGCGTTCTCTGTCCATGTGTATGGTCAGTCCTTCTTGTGTTATGTTCAGCCGAGAGTTCTGGGATGCGGTCGGGCCTTTTGATGAAAATATGCCTGCCTGCGAGGATTATGACCTCTGGATCAGGGCTGGACTCAGGTTTCCCATCGGTCTGCTAAAGGATAGACTGACCATTAAATACGGTGGACGACCTGATCAGCTTTCCAATAGCGTAAGCTGTTTGGATTTATACCGGATGTACGCTATTCTTAAATTGCTTGCCGGTGGAGAATTAAATGCAGACAGCCGTAAGCTCGCGCTTAAAGAATTAGAGCGTAAAGCAGGGTATTTTGCCGGAGGTTGCAGGAAAAGAGGCAAAGACGATCAGGCGCAGAAAATTGAGCAGCTTGTAAAGGCTGCTATGGAAGGTCACAAAATTAATCCTGCTGAAATTCTTGGAGTTGAAAACGGTCCGGGATAG
- a CDS encoding TolC family protein → MKRNISFLFALIMILASVSFAFAQQTDKDSRPSETEAPVSMEQATTQVPQAVAEKDKEADLTLTLEDCVNLGIRQNPTMVSARKELLASESRVKSQRGAFGAPVTTTYGYTHSGDQPMSSGAKSDYQDKWAFTLNISQPVFKGFELLSKYQKTKLQRESTEASLYNVELSLISKIQTSFLTLLQGRMEVKSKQDSVARLKSQLQVIQAFYQVGLRPRVDVLQAEVELANAEQDLLIAQNTVDSRAARLNTLLNLPIDKTVNYSGELTYLPFSMTLDQCIAKADKDRPDLRIARKSVEIAEKDVTISESSFYPDITADFNYKSSGGDPSVSKNKYNNNNRPDSWNVGANVNWELFSWGTTYYDAKRAEDNVKKIKADYENTKLEASYEIKDQLLSLKAAADRIGVGRKSVEAGREGYRMAMARYQAQVSTNNEVLNAQSRLSDSEAQLIQALSDYQVSLAKLYVAMGYKNPSLKTN, encoded by the coding sequence ATGAAACGCAATATTTCCTTTTTGTTTGCTCTGATAATGATATTGGCATCTGTCTCATTTGCCTTTGCCCAGCAGACGGACAAAGATTCCCGGCCAAGCGAAACTGAGGCCCCTGTTTCTATGGAGCAGGCTACAACTCAGGTTCCGCAGGCTGTTGCAGAGAAAGATAAAGAAGCTGATCTGACCCTTACTCTTGAAGATTGCGTAAACCTTGGTATCAGACAGAATCCTACCATGGTTTCAGCGCGTAAAGAATTGCTTGCTTCTGAAAGCAGAGTAAAGTCACAGCGCGGTGCATTCGGTGCTCCTGTTACCACTACTTACGGCTATACCCATAGCGGCGATCAGCCGATGTCCAGCGGAGCAAAGTCTGACTATCAGGATAAGTGGGCTTTTACACTTAATATAAGCCAGCCTGTTTTTAAAGGTTTTGAGCTTCTCTCAAAGTACCAGAAAACAAAACTCCAGAGAGAGTCTACTGAAGCCAGCCTGTACAATGTTGAACTTTCGCTGATCAGTAAAATTCAGACTTCATTTCTGACCCTGTTGCAGGGCCGCATGGAAGTTAAGAGTAAGCAGGATTCTGTTGCCAGACTGAAGTCACAGTTGCAGGTTATTCAGGCTTTTTATCAGGTAGGGCTGCGTCCCAGAGTGGATGTTCTGCAGGCGGAAGTTGAACTTGCAAACGCTGAACAGGATCTTCTTATCGCCCAGAATACAGTTGATTCACGGGCAGCAAGATTGAATACATTACTTAATCTGCCAATTGATAAGACTGTTAATTACTCCGGCGAACTTACCTATCTTCCTTTTTCCATGACTCTTGACCAGTGCATCGCCAAGGCTGATAAAGACCGTCCTGATCTGCGAATTGCCAGAAAGTCTGTCGAAATTGCTGAAAAAGATGTGACAATCTCCGAAAGTTCTTTCTATCCGGATATTACTGCTGATTTTAATTACAAAAGCTCCGGCGGTGATCCTTCCGTGAGTAAAAATAAATATAATAATAACAATCGGCCGGACTCTTGGAATGTCGGCGCGAATGTGAACTGGGAGCTTTTCAGCTGGGGTACTACATATTACGATGCCAAAAGGGCAGAGGATAATGTTAAAAAGATCAAGGCTGATTACGAAAATACTAAGCTTGAAGCCTCCTATGAAATCAAGGACCAGCTCTTGAGCCTCAAGGCTGCCGCAGACCGTATCGGCGTAGGCCGCAAATCTGTTGAAGCAGGCCGTGAAGGTTACAGAATGGCTATGGCCCGTTATCAGGCTCAGGTCAGCACAAACAACGAAGTTCTTAATGCTCAGTCCCGTTTGAGTGATAGTGAAGCTCAGTTGATTCAGGCTTTGTCTGACTATCAGGTTTCACTTGCAAAACTTTATGTTGCCATGGGTTACAAAAACCCCTCACTTAAGACTAACTAG
- a CDS encoding glycosyltransferase family 4 protein, translated as MRIFQVINVRWFNATSWYALYLSKLLQDAGHEVLVITVPDTETEEKAIAMGLKVETIDLNSTRPLKLIKACAKVLSLVRLHNPHIVNCHRGEAFFWWGILRKLRLGYKLIRTRGDQRLPRNDFINRHLHSDIADGVVVTNKRMAEHFLKKMRLAENRLWLIHGGVDTDRFKFDPEGRNKIREKFGFSPDDTVVGMLGRFDRVKGQRELIEAIAETRMKIKDKSIKLFLIGFPTATSKHEVDTWLSDNNLTGITAISGKCEDVTACISAIDIGVIASLWSETIARAALEIMACQRPLISTTVGVMPDLLPQEALVPPEDVTQLSLKLTEVISNPDLRQKLIEEHALTMSQLSGEDFLKRTLTLYQGVLD; from the coding sequence ATGCGAATTTTTCAAGTCATTAACGTACGCTGGTTCAATGCCACATCCTGGTATGCCCTTTACCTCAGCAAACTGCTTCAGGATGCCGGGCACGAAGTGCTGGTCATCACAGTTCCTGATACTGAAACAGAAGAAAAAGCCATTGCAATGGGCCTTAAAGTTGAAACTATCGACCTTAATTCAACCCGCCCTTTAAAACTGATCAAAGCCTGCGCAAAAGTGCTTTCACTGGTAAGATTACATAACCCTCATATTGTGAACTGCCATCGGGGTGAAGCTTTTTTCTGGTGGGGAATCCTAAGAAAATTACGCCTTGGATATAAGCTTATCAGAACCAGAGGTGACCAGCGGTTGCCGCGCAATGATTTCATCAACCGCCACCTGCATTCCGATATTGCCGACGGAGTTGTGGTGACCAACAAACGAATGGCTGAACATTTTTTAAAAAAAATGCGCCTTGCTGAAAACCGTTTGTGGCTCATTCATGGCGGAGTTGATACCGACCGCTTTAAATTTGACCCCGAAGGCCGAAATAAAATCAGAGAAAAATTCGGATTTTCTCCAGACGATACCGTTGTCGGTATGCTTGGAAGGTTCGACAGAGTGAAAGGGCAGCGAGAACTTATTGAAGCAATTGCTGAAACCCGCATGAAGATCAAAGATAAGAGTATCAAACTCTTTTTGATCGGTTTCCCGACCGCTACAAGCAAGCATGAAGTGGACACATGGCTCAGCGACAACAATCTGACTGGCATTACCGCAATCAGTGGCAAGTGCGAAGATGTCACCGCCTGTATTTCAGCGATAGATATCGGAGTAATCGCCTCGTTGTGGTCTGAGACAATTGCCCGGGCCGCCCTTGAAATTATGGCCTGCCAAAGACCGCTTATTTCAACAACAGTTGGCGTAATGCCTGACCTGCTGCCGCAGGAGGCACTTGTTCCACCGGAAGATGTAACCCAGCTTTCCCTCAAACTGACCGAAGTGATCAGTAATCCAGACCTGCGTCAAAAATTAATAGAAGAACATGCACTAACCATGTCTCAACTATCTGGAGAAGACTTTCTCAAACGGACGCTGACCCTGTATCAAGGTGTTCTGGACTAA
- a CDS encoding MogA/MoaB family molybdenum cofactor biosynthesis protein translates to MISCNFSSIKDIRVGDRIMLGGGESLPAGCASVEIMSGFRGLRSGMELVNEGRSLLRIVSGAWADGVPGAKVWVAEILDLLPDCEILDLAIKKEGYSLAYVTLSDKGAAGQREDKAGPLIAEMIKNALPVSIIQGYLIPDECNDLKALLNHLAHVSCFDMILTTGGTGVGPRDVSPEATLAVIDKRLSGFERAITAAGLEKTPHAMISRAVAGTIGDSVVVNFPGSPKAVRESLEAVLPALRHTVDKLQGDKSDCAIVL, encoded by the coding sequence ATGATAAGTTGCAACTTTTCTTCTATAAAAGATATACGTGTCGGAGATAGAATTATGCTTGGTGGCGGTGAATCTTTGCCTGCCGGCTGTGCTTCCGTTGAAATTATGAGTGGATTTCGGGGGTTGCGATCCGGAATGGAACTTGTGAACGAAGGGCGGTCATTGCTCAGAATTGTTTCAGGTGCATGGGCTGACGGTGTACCCGGGGCTAAAGTCTGGGTGGCTGAAATTCTTGATTTGCTGCCGGACTGCGAAATTCTGGACCTTGCTATTAAAAAAGAGGGATATTCACTTGCCTACGTGACACTTAGCGATAAGGGGGCTGCCGGACAGAGGGAAGACAAGGCCGGACCGTTAATCGCTGAAATGATAAAAAATGCACTTCCAGTATCCATTATTCAGGGCTACCTTATTCCAGATGAGTGCAACGATTTGAAGGCATTGCTCAATCATCTTGCCCATGTAAGCTGTTTTGACATGATACTTACTACCGGCGGCACGGGGGTTGGGCCTCGTGATGTATCACCGGAAGCAACTCTTGCAGTCATCGATAAAAGGTTATCTGGTTTTGAGAGAGCTATAACCGCAGCCGGACTTGAAAAAACTCCACATGCCATGATTTCCCGCGCTGTGGCCGGAACCATCGGTGACAGTGTTGTTGTAAATTTTCCGGGCAGCCCCAAAGCAGTCAGAGAAAGTCTGGAAGCGGTTCTGCCTGCTCTGCGGCATACGGTTGATAAATTGCAGGGTGATAAATCCGATTGTGCGATAGTTCTTTAG
- a CDS encoding class I SAM-dependent methyltransferase: protein MASKETESAAHDDVYTRVYKDSVADLYAADGIDSYLRIFESTRTAPFFQGGNTKGYVKQLAFAKLLESAKRKNIPLNRITVLDAGCGQGELSVYLAAKGFNVIGVDLSAEACKTAECLADKVGVGSQCRFVAESLEKIPVPDRSVDFIIGFASFHHFIKYKCVANELHRILKTGGQSFFADSFGENKAYHIFHDKEKMKRLGDVILTSQLIQEFFDGTGKVELFPSDWFVMLDKLFLYFAPKAEKRARKISKLWFLLDRMIPNTRATLFLAGSVVTKVTKID from the coding sequence ATGGCATCAAAAGAGACAGAGTCCGCAGCGCACGATGACGTGTACACCCGGGTGTACAAGGATAGTGTCGCTGATCTTTATGCCGCTGACGGCATCGATTCTTATCTCAGAATTTTTGAAAGTACCAGAACCGCTCCATTCTTTCAGGGCGGTAATACCAAAGGATACGTAAAACAACTGGCTTTCGCTAAACTGCTTGAGTCCGCAAAGAGAAAAAATATCCCTTTAAATAGAATCACCGTGCTTGACGCCGGATGCGGTCAAGGAGAACTCTCGGTATACTTGGCTGCAAAGGGATTTAATGTCATCGGAGTTGATCTTTCAGCAGAAGCCTGCAAAACAGCAGAATGCTTAGCAGATAAAGTCGGGGTTGGTTCGCAGTGCAGATTTGTTGCTGAAAGCCTTGAAAAAATCCCAGTACCTGACCGCTCTGTTGATTTTATCATCGGCTTTGCTTCATTTCACCATTTCATTAAATACAAATGCGTAGCAAACGAACTGCACCGGATATTAAAAACTGGCGGTCAGAGCTTCTTTGCTGACTCCTTCGGAGAAAATAAAGCCTATCACATCTTTCACGACAAAGAAAAAATGAAAAGACTTGGTGATGTTATTTTGACCAGCCAATTGATACAGGAATTTTTTGATGGAACTGGCAAGGTTGAGCTTTTTCCATCAGACTGGTTTGTAATGCTGGATAAACTTTTTTTATACTTTGCTCCGAAAGCAGAAAAAAGAGCACGAAAAATATCAAAACTGTGGTTTTTACTGGACCGAATGATTCCAAACACAAGGGCCACACTATTTTTAGCAGGGTCAGTGGTCACCAAGGTCACCAAAATTGACTGA
- a CDS encoding NFACT RNA binding domain-containing protein, which yields MDAHFFHALTLELEDNLKGRRVEKIFAPADGVWTFALQSKGGKEYLLFRPAKSVGLLFLSRVKPVNPPSPPAQVMWLRKRLAGRRIFESHYDWINLRIAYTLSPGKEPGKYRYLLLDMKKGVSLLHDLPADFSLPVAWPSYADIEADPEIWKNYPQISPPLRKALSRLSETDGQKLLSNLEKAENQSFYLAENSKGELTPPRVWDDGKGETQRFDSAIEASSIYGEKVLFPVMEQMEHSEQRSTLKSGRKKFKKIFKRIEQEEERLQALLDRKIEAEALQAEMYRLKDLRELDKVTVTHPEHGEMKVLLDPALTPTENMQRIFRFAAKAQRGFKHMERRKREVEAEHETFLQSNLMPASSADQKKKIEIPKKYKNIAAALFVSSDGFLMIRGKNSKANHEILSKVSSVFDYWFHVQGGPGSHVILKRDHPGQEVPERTFEEAATLAALKSYRCNDSKADVMCALVKDVRKVKGYAHGQVAVDNVLRNLHVNVDQTLEKSLAKK from the coding sequence ATGGACGCACACTTCTTTCACGCTTTGACGCTTGAACTTGAGGATAACCTCAAAGGGCGCAGAGTGGAAAAAATATTTGCCCCCGCTGATGGAGTATGGACTTTTGCGCTCCAATCAAAAGGCGGCAAGGAATATCTTCTTTTCAGGCCCGCCAAATCGGTGGGCCTGCTTTTCCTTTCACGGGTAAAACCGGTCAATCCCCCCAGTCCTCCTGCGCAGGTTATGTGGCTGCGCAAACGTCTTGCCGGCCGCCGGATTTTTGAATCACATTATGACTGGATTAATTTAAGGATCGCCTACACCCTTTCCCCGGGAAAAGAACCGGGAAAATACCGTTACCTGCTGCTGGACATGAAAAAGGGAGTCTCTCTTCTTCACGACCTGCCCGCAGACTTCTCACTCCCCGTTGCATGGCCCTCATACGCCGACATAGAAGCTGATCCCGAGATATGGAAAAACTATCCTCAAATATCTCCGCCCCTGCGTAAAGCCCTGAGCCGACTTTCTGAAACTGACGGACAAAAACTGCTTTCAAATCTCGAAAAAGCAGAAAACCAATCATTCTACCTTGCCGAAAACAGTAAAGGTGAACTTACACCCCCCAGAGTCTGGGACGATGGAAAAGGTGAGACGCAAAGGTTTGACTCTGCAATTGAGGCTTCCTCGATATACGGGGAAAAAGTTCTCTTTCCAGTCATGGAGCAAATGGAGCATTCTGAGCAACGCAGTACTCTAAAATCAGGCAGGAAAAAGTTCAAAAAGATTTTCAAGCGCATTGAGCAGGAAGAAGAAAGACTGCAAGCCCTTCTGGACCGCAAAATTGAAGCTGAAGCCCTGCAGGCTGAAATGTACCGGCTGAAAGATCTGAGGGAGCTGGATAAAGTAACCGTCACACACCCAGAACATGGTGAGATGAAAGTTTTGCTAGACCCGGCTTTAACTCCTACTGAAAACATGCAGCGAATTTTCAGATTCGCCGCCAAGGCTCAGCGCGGTTTTAAACATATGGAACGCCGAAAACGTGAAGTTGAAGCAGAACACGAAACATTCTTGCAATCCAACCTCATGCCGGCCTCCAGTGCTGATCAAAAAAAGAAGATTGAAATTCCAAAGAAATACAAGAACATTGCGGCAGCATTATTTGTATCATCTGACGGTTTTTTAATGATAAGAGGCAAAAACAGCAAAGCCAACCACGAAATTTTAAGTAAAGTATCATCTGTCTTTGACTACTGGTTTCACGTACAAGGCGGACCGGGTTCTCATGTTATCTTAAAAAGAGATCATCCCGGACAGGAAGTCCCGGAAAGAACATTCGAAGAAGCCGCAACACTGGCAGCTCTTAAAAGCTACCGCTGCAACGACTCAAAAGCAGACGTTATGTGCGCGCTGGTCAAAGACGTACGCAAAGTCAAGGGATATGCCCACGGGCAGGTAGCCGTAGATAACGTACTCAGAAACCTGCATGTAAATGTGGACCAGACGCTAGAAAAGAGTCTTGCAAAGAAATAG
- a CDS encoding molybdenum cofactor biosynthesis protein MoaE, translating to MDISKKIAELKQDPEFANNVGMILIHNGIVRGWSRGTREEVSGIEIKADHEKIEELRQEHEQFSGIYKIVVHANEGTFKPGDDVLFLIVAGDIRENVKACLSSLLDRVKAEAFSKKEIFA from the coding sequence ATGGACATTTCAAAAAAAATCGCAGAACTAAAACAAGATCCTGAATTTGCAAACAATGTTGGCATGATCCTGATACATAACGGAATCGTCCGTGGATGGTCACGGGGAACCCGCGAGGAAGTATCAGGAATCGAAATCAAGGCGGATCATGAAAAAATCGAAGAACTCCGTCAGGAACATGAACAATTCTCAGGAATTTATAAAATAGTTGTTCATGCCAACGAAGGTACATTTAAACCCGGAGACGATGTTCTTTTTCTCATCGTTGCCGGCGACATCCGCGAAAATGTCAAAGCCTGCCTTTCAAGCCTGCTTGACCGGGTCAAGGCCGAAGCATTCAGCAAAAAAGAAATATTCGCCTAA